Genomic DNA from Paenibacillus borealis:
TCAGGATGATGGAGGTCCCTAGTCTTTGCTGCATCTCTTTCATAACTTCCATGATTTGCGCTTGGATGGTTACGTCAAGCGCCGTTGTCGGCTCATCCGCAATCAGGAGAGCCGGGCGGCAGGCCAGAGCAATGGCAATCATTACGCGTTGGCGCATCCCGCCGGAGAATTCGTGGGGATATTGGTTAAAGCGAGCCTCCGCATTTTTAATGCCTACTAATTGCAGCATTTCGATACCTTGCTGTTTCGCTTCGGCCGCTGACATATTCTGATGTTTGATCAAAACTTCGGTTATCTGTTTGCCCACTTTGATAGTTGGGTTCAAAGAAGTCATCGGGTCTTGAAATATCATGCCAATATCTTTGCCGCGAATCGATTCCATTTGTTTCATGCTAAGGTCCAGCAGTTTCTTTCCTTGAAAAACAATCTCGCCTTGCTTCACTTTGGAGAGCGGGGCAGGCAGCAGCCGCATAATCGACTGCGCGGTAACACTTTTGCCGCTGCCGGATTCACCGACGATGGCAACGGTCTCGCCTCTGCCTACTTCAAAGTTCATGCCGCGCACAGCCTGAACTTCTCCGCCTTTTACAAAAAAGGAAACTTGCAAATCCTTGACTTGCAGAATGGGTTCCATCATTGTTCACCTCCTTATTTCTTCAGCTTAGGATCCAGTGCATCACGGAGACCGTCACCAAAAATATTAAAGGAAAGCATGGTCAAGCTGATCAGGATAGCCGGGAACAGGAAACGCCACGGATAATATAGCCAGCCAGTCAGTGAGTCATTAATCATCGATCCGAGTGAAGCTACAGGAGCCTGTACGCCAAGTCCGAGGAAACTCAGGAACGCTTCAGCAAAGATAGCATTTGGCACAGACAGTGTAATGGTTACGATAATCGGACCAACAGCATTCGGCAACAGGTGTTTGAACAAAAGTCTTTTGGACCCTGCGCCCATGGAACGCGAAGCCAGAACGAACTCACGGTTCTTCAGCTGCATGATCTCACCGCGGACAATCCAGGACATGGTAATCCAGCCCGTTATCGTCAGTGCCAGGATGATCGTCCCAAGGCTTGGTTCAAGCACAACCAGGAGCAGGATAACAACCAGCAGGTAAGGGATGGAGTAGAGAATTTCAGATACTTTGTTCATGATATTGTCTACACGTCCACCGAAGTAACCCATGATCCCGCCATAGATAACCCCGATCAAAAGGTCAATCGCAGCGGCAGCAAGGCCGACGATCAGCGAGATACGCGCACCGTACCAGGTACGGACAAAGATATCGCGTCCAAGATCATCTGTACCAAACCAGTGCTCGGATGAAGGAGGCTTATTGGTACTGATCAAATCGTTAGAGTAGTAATTGTACTTTGAGAATAACGGAGCGATAAGCGCCGCAAGGATAATCAGTCCAAGAATACCCAGTGCTGTCATTGCCATTTTGTTCTGGCGCAGACGTTCCCAGGAATCACGCCAGGCGGACAGACTTTCGCGCTGAATGACTTCAGCTTGCCGCTCATCAATGCCGATTTTACGGAAATCTTCCGGTTTCAGGTTCGCATCCTGCGATACCAATTTTTTGTCAGAAGCCAATCTTTAGCCCTCCTTTCCACCCGTTAGTTTGATACGCGGATCTACAAACACATAAGCAATATCCGTGATAAAGCGTGCCAGCATCAGCAATACCCCATAGAAGATCGTAATCCCCATAATAACGGTATAGTCGCGCACACCAATCGCTTCGACAAATTGCTTACCGATACCGCCGACACCGAAGATCTGCTCGATAACTACAGAACCTGTTACGATGTTAGCTGTCATAGGTCCCATGTAGGTTACAACCGGCAAAATCCCGTTCCGGAGAACGTGGCGGCTTAGGATTGCTGCCCAGCTTAGGCCCTTAGCCTTAGCCGTCTTGATGTAATCCGCATGCAGCACTTCCAGCATACTGGAGCGCGTCAGCCTCGCTATAAAGGCTATCGGCTGCGCCGAGAGTGCGGTTACAGGTAAGACATAATATAGCGGCCCCTTAAATCCGGAGACCGGGAACATGTGGAACTTGTAGGCAAACACATACTGCAGCAGCGAGGCGACTACAAAGCTCGGAACTGCAATCCCCAGCACCGCCAGCACCATTGCCGCGCTGTCAATAAACTTGCGGTGATAGAGTGCCGCCATCATGCCGAGAAAGACTCCGACAATAACCGACACAATAATTGCGATAACCCCCAGCTTTAAAGACGCCGAGAACGTTTGCCCGATCAAGTGAGTTACATCCTGGTTCAGACGCTTCATTGATACACCCAGATCACCCTGGACGATTTCACCCAAATACTTGAAATACTGATGATAGAGCGGCTTGTCCAGTCCATACTGCTCGTATAAACGCGCTTTTATTTCCGGCGGAACTTTCTTTTCAGAAGTAAACGGGTCCCCCGGAATGGCTTTCATCAGAAAAAAGGTCGCTGAAATTAGCACAAACAGCGAGACAAGCATATAGAAGAACTTATTGGCAACATAACGAACCATCCCCATCAACACCTCCTTCGACATTTTTTTGAGACACATAATTAGAGTTTATGAAAAAAATGGCCATTTGTCTAATTTCTTATTTTGTAAGTTCGTGAAATCTTTAACAAAAAGCCTGAAATGCAAAAAAAAGGGATATATATGGAATTCCACATATATATCCCGAAGTATATTGCACCCTTCAGACAACCACTATTCAGTTAAGCTAACCGAAGGTTCTACAATTCTTAGTGCTCAAGCAGGTAAGCACGAGTGAAGTCAATTGCACCGCTGAAGTCAAGAGTTACACCTTTGAGGTACTCTTTAGTCAGGGAGTTGTTTGTGTAGTAGTAGAACGGAATCAGGATCATATCATCTTCAATGATCATTTTTTCAGCTTTAGCAAACATTTCTTGGCGTGCTGCCAGGTCGGAGCTTGCTTTAGCGTCATTGATCAGCTTGTCGTATTCAGGGTTAGCGTAACCAGTATCATTGTTACCGCCGCCTGTTACCCACATATCCAGGAAGGTCATTGGATCATTATAATCCGCAGTCCAGCCAGCACGTGCGATCTGGTAGTTCAGGTTTTGACGGTTGTCGATAAATACTGCCCATTCCTGGTTAACAGTGTTTACAGTGATACCCAGAGCTTGTTTCCACATGTCAGCTACAGCCAAAGCGATTTTCTTGTGGCCTTCACTTGTGTTATAAGACAATTCAACCGGTGGCAGTTCAGTCAGACCTTCTTCAGCCAGACCTTCAGCCAGCAATTTCTTAGCTGCTTCTGTATCTTCTGTGAAGTAGCTGTCTTTAACTGCTGTACGGAATTCACCGTCAGCGCCAGCGATACCCGGAGGTACAAAGCCGAATGCCGGAAGTTGTCCGCCAAGTGTTACGTTGTCGATCAGCGCTTGACGGTTAACAGTCATCGCCAGGGCTTTACGGATTTTAACGTTGTCGAAAGGTTTTTCAGTGATGTTGAATTCATAGTAGTAGGTACTTGCGATACCTTTTCTCTGGAATTCGTTAGGAAGCTCTTTTTGTACGATAGGAATCTGTTCTTGCGGAATTTCGCCGTGTGGTGCACCAGCACGGTCAAGTTCGCCGTTCTTGTAGCTCAGCAGTTCAGTTGCGCCGCTGTTAACCAGGGAGAAGTCGATTTTAGCAAGCTTGATGTTAGCAGCATCCCAATATTTATCGTTCTTGCTTACTTGCAGGGATTGGCCAGTAGTCCACTCAGTCAATGTGAATGCACCGTTAGTGATCATAGTGTCTTTGCTTGTTGCCCATTTAGCATTACCCTCAACGGATTTGTGTACAGGGTAATAAGTATAGAAGGACAGAAGGCCAAGGAAGTATGGAGTTGGTGCTTTCAGCGTAACTTCAAGAGTTTTCGCATCAACAGCCTTTACGCCCACTTCGTTGAAATCTGTAATTTTCTTTCCGTAATATTCTTCAGCGTTCTTCAGGTAGTACAATTGGTAAGCGTAAGGTGCAGTTGGATCTGTGTTAGGATCCAGCACGATTTTCCAAGCGCGGACGAAGTCAGCAGCTTCTACAGGATCGCCGTTGCTCCATTGTGCATCACGCAGTTTGAATGTATATACCAGGCCGTCAGGGGAAATTTCCCAAGATTCAGCAATTCCCGGCTCAGCTTGGCCAGTTTCGTCATTCATGCGGGTCAAACCTTCATACATAGTTTTCAGGACGGTGTTTGCTTGGCTGTCCTGAGCTTGAGCAGGGTCAAAAGTAGGTGGTTCTGCAGTCAGGTTGACTCTAAGTGTCTGGTCAGCAGCCAGTTTCTCGTCACCAGTTGTTCCTGTGTTCGTGCTACCTTCATTACCGGCTGCATTTGTTGCTGCAGCATTGGTGCCGCTGTTAGCATTGTTATTGTTTCCGCCGCAGCCAGCAAGCACTGTGCCGATAACCAAAACTAATGCGAACATGAGCAATAGACTTTTACTCTTCTTCATCTAGCAGTTCCCCCTAAATAGAATGTGGTATATGGTTTATGATTATACAACCAGTGGTCAAAAAAATCTAGAGCAATATTTTCTGAAAACGACTTTTTTTTAATTCTTTAAAATTTTGTGACGTTGACGCTTCACCGGAGCAGCGGAACATTACATCGCTTGTGATATGTATTGTATGAGGCCTACAACCATAAATAATACGTAACTAACCCCCATAAAAAAGAAAGAAAGTCTCCAAACGGCCCGGAGTAACCGTTTTCCGTCGACCGATCCTTTGAGCCTGTTTTGCGCGCCGCCAATCAGTCCAGCGGATATTAATACAATAAGTAGTATAAGAAAGAACCCGAAATTCGTATTGAAAATAGTATTGAACAATCCCGAAACAGACAGTAATAAAAATAATGTTGTCACGTCCATCGCCAGCAAAAAAGTTTTTCTCTTATCCTGCTTAAGACCGATACCCGCGAAATAAACGATTAAAAAAGGAACAATCGGAATAATGCTTAACACACCGAAAGAATTCTTCAGAAATTCCAAACAGCCTCACCTCTCCCTCACAGTCATGCCCTCTACCAGTCCGAAGATATAACGGTGCAGTGGAACCTCAATGCCCCGCTGCCGCCCCATATTCACAATGCTTCCGTTAATCCAGCGGATTTCTGTCTCCCTCGAAGCAAGCACATCGGCCAGCATGGATGAAATATTGCCTGATGTAGCACGGCAAACTTCAACAATGGCCTCCCAGGTATGCTTCTCATAGGTAATCCCACAGGCATCGTATACTCTTACGGCTTCTGTATACAGTTCCTTCATGAGCTGTACACGTTCAGGTGAAGCCAGCAATTCGCCGTTTGGGACCCGCCATATTGCGGTTAGAGGATTAATTACAGCATTGATCAAGAGCTTCCGGTAAATGATGGTATCCACTTCTTTCGACAGAGAGGCGTTGAATCCTGCTGCGGCAAGAGCCTGA
This window encodes:
- a CDS encoding ABC transporter ATP-binding protein; translated protein: MEPILQVKDLQVSFFVKGGEVQAVRGMNFEVGRGETVAIVGESGSGKSVTAQSIMRLLPAPLSKVKQGEIVFQGKKLLDLSMKQMESIRGKDIGMIFQDPMTSLNPTIKVGKQITEVLIKHQNMSAAEAKQQGIEMLQLVGIKNAEARFNQYPHEFSGGMRQRVMIAIALACRPALLIADEPTTALDVTIQAQIMEVMKEMQQRLGTSIILITHDLGVVAGMCDRVIVMYAGEVVETGTRWEIFKNPQHPYTKGLLRSMPRLDQKKGEPLIPIIGTPPDLIKPPVGCPFTARCSEAMHVCEQIDPGATEFSETHMARCWNLHSMAKEVQFV
- a CDS encoding ABC transporter permease; the encoded protein is MASDKKLVSQDANLKPEDFRKIGIDERQAEVIQRESLSAWRDSWERLRQNKMAMTALGILGLIILAALIAPLFSKYNYYSNDLISTNKPPSSEHWFGTDDLGRDIFVRTWYGARISLIVGLAAAAIDLLIGVIYGGIMGYFGGRVDNIMNKVSEILYSIPYLLVVILLLVVLEPSLGTIILALTITGWITMSWIVRGEIMQLKNREFVLASRSMGAGSKRLLFKHLLPNAVGPIIVTITLSVPNAIFAEAFLSFLGLGVQAPVASLGSMINDSLTGWLYYPWRFLFPAILISLTMLSFNIFGDGLRDALDPKLKK
- a CDS encoding ABC transporter permease — its product is MVRYVANKFFYMLVSLFVLISATFFLMKAIPGDPFTSEKKVPPEIKARLYEQYGLDKPLYHQYFKYLGEIVQGDLGVSMKRLNQDVTHLIGQTFSASLKLGVIAIIVSVIVGVFLGMMAALYHRKFIDSAAMVLAVLGIAVPSFVVASLLQYVFAYKFHMFPVSGFKGPLYYVLPVTALSAQPIAFIARLTRSSMLEVLHADYIKTAKAKGLSWAAILSRHVLRNGILPVVTYMGPMTANIVTGSVVIEQIFGVGGIGKQFVEAIGVRDYTVIMGITIFYGVLLMLARFITDIAYVFVDPRIKLTGGKEG
- a CDS encoding peptide ABC transporter substrate-binding protein produces the protein MKKSKSLLLMFALVLVIGTVLAGCGGNNNNANSGTNAAATNAAGNEGSTNTGTTGDEKLAADQTLRVNLTAEPPTFDPAQAQDSQANTVLKTMYEGLTRMNDETGQAEPGIAESWEISPDGLVYTFKLRDAQWSNGDPVEAADFVRAWKIVLDPNTDPTAPYAYQLYYLKNAEEYYGKKITDFNEVGVKAVDAKTLEVTLKAPTPYFLGLLSFYTYYPVHKSVEGNAKWATSKDTMITNGAFTLTEWTTGQSLQVSKNDKYWDAANIKLAKIDFSLVNSGATELLSYKNGELDRAGAPHGEIPQEQIPIVQKELPNEFQRKGIASTYYYEFNITEKPFDNVKIRKALAMTVNRQALIDNVTLGGQLPAFGFVPPGIAGADGEFRTAVKDSYFTEDTEAAKKLLAEGLAEEGLTELPPVELSYNTSEGHKKIALAVADMWKQALGITVNTVNQEWAVFIDNRQNLNYQIARAGWTADYNDPMTFLDMWVTGGGNNDTGYANPEYDKLINDAKASSDLAARQEMFAKAEKMIIEDDMILIPFYYYTNNSLTKEYLKGVTLDFSGAIDFTRAYLLEH
- a CDS encoding DUF3397 domain-containing protein, giving the protein MEFLKNSFGVLSIIPIVPFLIVYFAGIGLKQDKRKTFLLAMDVTTLFLLLSVSGLFNTIFNTNFGFFLILLIVLISAGLIGGAQNRLKGSVDGKRLLRAVWRLSFFFMGVSYVLFMVVGLIQYISQAM